Proteins from a genomic interval of Medicago truncatula cultivar Jemalong A17 chromosome 3, MtrunA17r5.0-ANR, whole genome shotgun sequence:
- the LOC11424389 gene encoding CBS domain-containing protein CBSCBSPB1, which yields MASRRSVSSPRRASESAVGRGGPRKSISLARPMGLTGERTVKSLRLSKALTVPETTTVYEACRRMAARRVDALLLTDSNGLLCGILTDKDIATKVVAEEINPEDTPVSKVMTRNPVFVLSETLAVEALQKMVQGKFRHLPVVENGEVLALLDIAKCLHDATARMERAAEKGKAIAAAVEGVEKHWGSSNSDSNSSFVEALREKIFKPSLSTIIHENSKMVTVAPTDSILKTTKKMVELHAGCAVVTVDGKPRGIVTSRDILMRVIAQNLPPASTHVEKVMTPNPECVIIDTPIVDALHTMHDGKFLHLPVVDRDGIVVAVVDVIHVTHAAVATVSQVGNNEASTTLMQRFWDSAMALPPNDDDDETRSESSFKIGSDGGETGRSIPYISASMPNTFSFKVQDKKGRMHRFTCDTRSMTEVISSILQRLGTDIDPNNLPHILYEDEDHDKVVLASDSDLAAAVDHARTVGLKGLKLYLDYEGTRGHRKGSRSGSLENAYSDAWASAYSGVAAGAALVAGLGLLTYLKRV from the exons ATGGCGAGTCGAAGGAGTGTTTCGTCTCCTAGAAGAGCCTCTGAGTCTGCTGTCGGAAGAGGAGGACCTCGTAAATCAATTTCCTTAGCACGCCCTAT GGGATTAACAGGAGAGCGGACAGTGAAGTCATTGCGACTTTCGAAAGCCCTGACAGTACCTGAAACAACAACTGTATATGAAGCCTGTCGTCGGATGGCTGCCCGTAGGGTGGATGCTCTATTACTCACCGATTCTAATGGGTTGCTTTGTGGAATCCTCACAGACAAG GATATAGCAACAAAAGTTGTTGCCGAAGAGATTAATCCTGAAGACACGCCTGTTTCCAAGGTTATGACAAGAAATCCGGTATTTGTCCTTTCTGAAACTCTTGCTGTGGAAGCCCTCCAAAAGATGGTGCAAG GGAAATTTAGGCATCTACCTGTGGTGGAGAATGGAGAAGTTTTGGCTTTACTCGACATAGCAAAGTGTTTGCACGATGCCACTGCACGTATGGAAAGGGCCGCAGAGAAAGGAAAAGCAATTGCAGCAGCTGTTGAAGGAGTTGAAAAACACTGGGGATCTTCTAATTCTG ATTCTAATTCATCATTTGTTGAGGCCCTTCGGGAAAAGATATTCAAACCATCACTGTCCACGATCATTCACGAGAATTCAAA GATGGTAACAGTTGCACCAACAGACTCgattttgaaaacaacaaagaagATGGTTGAACTTCATGCAGGTTGTGCTGTTGTCACTGTTGATGGCAAACCTCGAGGCATCGTTAC TTCAAGGGATATCTTGATGCGGGTAATTGCACAAAATCTTCCACCAGCATCAACTCATGTTGAGAAG GTCATGACTCCAAATCCAGAATGTGTAATAATTGATACACCAATTGTCGATGCACTTCATACTATGcatgatggaaaatttttacATCTTCCGGTGGTTGATAGAG ATGGCATTGTAGTTGCTGTGGTCGACGTGATACATGTGACTCATGCTGCTGTGGCTACTGTTAGTCAG GTCGGAAACAACGAAGCTTCCACCACCTTGATGCAAAGGTTTTGGGATTCAGCCATGGCCTTGCCTCCAAATGATGATGACGATGAAACAAGAAG TGAGAGTTCCTTCAAAATAGGTTCTGATGGAGGAGAAACAGGGAGATCCATTCCTTATATTTCTGCTAGCATGCCCAATACATTTTCCTTCAAAGTACAAGATAAAAAGGGCAGAATGCATAGATTCACATGTG ATACCCGGAGCATGACGGAGGTTATAAGTTCAATCCTTCAAAGACTTGGTACTGATATTGACCCTAACAATCTGCCTCATATTCTG tatgaagatgaagatcatgataAAGTTGTATTAGCTTCAGACAGTGATCTTGCCGCAGCTGTAGACCATGCAAGGACCGTTGGTTTGAAg GGATTGAAATTGTATTTAGACTATGAGGGAACACGTGGTCACAGGAAAGGTTCACGTTCGGGAAGTTTAGAGAATGCGTATTCAGATGCATGGGCCTCAGCATATAGTGGTGTTGCTGCCGGAGCTGCTCTTGTCGCTGGCTTAGGCCTTTTAACATATTTGAAGCGAGTTTGA
- the LOC11431237 gene encoding F-box/LRR-repeat protein At5g63520 translates to MEEPPCSSSSRSSSKGKSSIDPITGINVLSDDLLLNIFTRLPAISFASATCVNKSWNSVCNRIISRPKLASALSLNPSLRDAVNEVVDKVLSEPIRPYFAIVNIGCGFDPSKILRLVKRRVGFNIPVVVTVNNGIIGRDAVTDEFKEVKWGALFSGIDDEEYARHINEGIVLTIGCLPGLKVEAIPLIRPAKTPQEPCVDSFSMDIKEYSASVSGHQFPVGIILFGEASSDMKLVMEKLDYAMPMDTVVVGDERGCSVFRCGNDSRHACGSKGCIEAVALVFAQDRNRSSGNIRFHVAFSNGVSPVGGRYKAASVRTNKSDCSTWLTAKREGHQQPLDGQTILHDINTLLENHIEPPELYIGVTKHRKVSIGAEKPMPRTCIAYHGVVGGDEEYLYVDGMGIKTGDIFQFYHSDPNVALASLTEVRGSFKKFKLGRNSRSSENDGDNAINVFGGIVFACYGRGESFFGRLNADSSPFLENFPGVPLAGMFCGGEMVRPCTTMIGLCPDAKPISCFLHVYSSVYLLMSYDPPSVDH, encoded by the exons ATGGAGGAACCACCGTGTTCATCATCATCGCGATCGAGCTCCAAAGGAAAATCCTCAATCGATCCCATCACCGGCATCAACGTCCTCAGCGACGATCTTCTCCTCAACATTTTCACCAGACTTCCTGCCATATCCTTCGCTTCTGCAACTTGCGTTAACAAATCATGGAATTCCGTTTGTAATCGCATCATTTCTCGTCCAAAACTAGCTTCTGCACTTTCTCTCAATCCTTCACTCCGC GATGCGGTgaatgaagttgttgataagGTTTTGTCTGAGCCAATTCGACCTTATTTTGCTATTGTCAATATTGGATGTGGATTTGATCCGAGCAAGATTCTGAGGCtt GTTAAGCGGAGAGTGGGGTTCAATATTCCGGTGGTTGTTACGGTGAATAATGGTATTATTGGAAGGGATGCTGTTACTGATGAATTTAAAGAG GTGAAATGGGGTGCTCTTTTTAGTGGCATTGACGATGAAGAATATGCGAGACATATAAATGAAGGCATAGTTTTGACAATTGGCTGTTTGCCAGGATTGAAAGTTGAAGCTATACCGTTAATACGACCAGCAAAG ACACCTCAAGAACCATGCGTTGATAGTTTTTCAATGGATATCAAGGAATACTCAGCCTCTGTCTCTGGTCACCAATTCCCTGTTGGGATTATATTATTTGGA GAAGCAAGCAGTGACATGAAACTGGTCATGGAGAAGTTGG ATTATGCCATGCCTATGGACACAGTCGTTGTGGGCGATGAAAGAGGATGCTCTGTATTCAGATGTGGAAATGATTCTAGACACGCCTGTGGTAGTAAAGGGTGCATAGAAGCTGTTGCTCTTGTCTTTGCTCAGGACAGAAACAGGTCTTCTG gAAATATTAGATTTCATGTTGCCTTCTCAAATGGTGTTTCACCTGTTGGTGGCAGATACAAGGCAGCTTCAGTTAGAACAAACAAATCCGATTGTTCAACATGGCTAACTGCCAAAAGGGAAGGGCATCAGCAACCTCTTGATGGTCAAACTATTCTTCATGATATTAACACTTTG CTGGAGAATCACATTGAGCCTCCTGAGTTGTACATTGGGGTGACTAAGCATAGGAAAGTCTCCATTGGAGCAGAGAAGCCAATGCCAAGAACTTGTATTGCATATCATGGCGTTGTGGG AGGTGATGAAGAGTATCTATATGTTGATGGAATGGGCATCAAAACAGGAGATATCTTTCAGTTCTACCATTCAGATCCTAATGTTGCATTAGCTTCATTAACTGAAGTTCGTggttcctttaaaaaatttaagttggGGAGGAATTCCAGGAGTTCGGAGAATGATGGAGACAATGCTATCAATGTTTTCGGTGGTATTGTTTTTGCTTGTTATGGCCGCGGCGAATCATTTTTTGGGCGTCTTAATGCTGATAGCTCCCCCTTCTTGGAGAATTTTCCAGGAGTGCCATTGGCTGGAATGTTTTGTGGTGGAGAAATGGTGCGTCCTTGTACCACTATGATTGGTCTATGTCCAGATGCAAAGCCCATCAGTtgctttttgcatgtttatAGCAGTGTCTATTTACTGATGTCATATGATCCTCCCTCTGTGGATCATTAG